A portion of the Bdellovibrionales bacterium genome contains these proteins:
- a CDS encoding efflux RND transporter permease subunit produces the protein MLNYLIQFSLKKRLLVGLITLAVCVYGAWLLRSLPVDVFPNLNRPTVTVLTEAHGLAPEEVETLVTLQVETILNGTPGVLRLRSSSGIGISIVYVEFDWGTEIFRNRQLVAERLQLLEGRLPPGMQPVMGPVTSIMGEIQFVGVTSPESKVSPMDLRTLADWNLRPRLMTIPGISQVVVMGGEVKQYQIHVSSEKLQRKSVSLEDLKHALSEISENTTGGFIDINDREFLIRPLGRASSIEEIENSFVAMHFGQPVFVKDVAEVRVGAKLKRGEGSINAKHSVIMTVQKQPNASTIELTRAIDRELKEMEKSLPEGVQLETDLFKQSHFIESSIKNVEEALRDGIFMVMIILFLFLMNFRTTSITLVAIPLSLLITAIVFHLLNISINTMTLGGLAIAIGELVDDAIVDVENVFRRLRENRLNGSPKGNLRVIYEASSEVRNSIVLSTIIVVLVFVPLFALGGIEGRLFVPLGLAYIISIIASLVVSLTVTPILCSYLLPHSKAVHREQDGPLVRRLKAFALKVLNLTLPRPKSVLFSATLLLIGSLLLLPLMGRNFLPEFKEGTATIGVAGAPGISLLASDRLGTKIEEAILSVPEVKSTVRRTGRAEMDEHAEGVHWHEIDVDFKPEGRPRQIVLQEIRERIEKVGEVYVNLGQPISHRLDHLLSGVRAQIAVKVFGPDLSELRRLGGEIFDALQNIKGVVDLQTEPLVLIPQLKIAIDREASAKFGLRSGTLAQDLEIALNGETVARFLDNQKMFDVFMRLDDNSKSTPDKISETLVKFLPTGQGVRLSDVANVYEGTGPNMINRENMQRRIVISANTHGRDLGSVIGEIKEALDEKIKLSEGYFLKLGGQFESQQAASQRILWLGLLSLIGIFFVLFVHFKSVVLSFQVMMNVPLALIGSIIAIYITERTLSVATLVAFITLCGISTRNGILLISHYLHLMKEEDETFGAKMVIRGSLERLVPVLMTASTAALALVPLLLSKGEPGKEILFPVAVVIVGGLISSTILDLVVTPTVFLKFGRRAIQKYLVQNQQHNQGDWK, from the coding sequence ATGCTGAACTATTTAATTCAATTTTCGCTCAAGAAGCGGCTGCTGGTTGGCCTTATAACTCTCGCAGTTTGTGTCTACGGCGCATGGTTGCTTCGAAGCCTTCCCGTAGATGTGTTTCCTAACCTGAACCGTCCAACCGTCACTGTTTTGACCGAAGCCCATGGACTTGCGCCTGAAGAGGTCGAGACCCTAGTCACTCTCCAGGTTGAAACAATTCTTAACGGAACTCCCGGAGTACTGCGCCTTCGCTCGAGTAGCGGCATTGGCATTTCTATCGTGTATGTCGAGTTCGATTGGGGAACCGAAATTTTCCGTAACCGCCAATTGGTTGCAGAGCGCTTGCAACTTTTAGAAGGCAGGCTTCCGCCCGGTATGCAGCCCGTGATGGGACCCGTCACATCGATTATGGGAGAAATTCAGTTTGTTGGCGTAACAAGTCCTGAAAGCAAAGTTTCACCAATGGATCTGCGCACACTCGCTGACTGGAATCTAAGACCACGCCTCATGACAATTCCTGGAATCAGTCAGGTCGTTGTCATGGGCGGCGAGGTCAAACAATACCAAATTCATGTATCGAGCGAGAAACTTCAACGTAAATCGGTTTCTCTTGAAGATCTAAAACATGCGCTTTCTGAAATCAGTGAGAACACAACTGGTGGATTCATTGACATTAACGACAGAGAATTCCTCATTCGACCATTGGGTCGCGCCTCCAGTATTGAAGAAATCGAGAACTCATTTGTCGCCATGCACTTTGGTCAGCCTGTCTTTGTCAAAGATGTCGCCGAAGTCAGAGTTGGCGCCAAGCTTAAACGCGGCGAGGGAAGCATTAACGCGAAACACTCTGTCATCATGACCGTGCAAAAACAGCCCAATGCAAGCACCATAGAACTGACTCGAGCTATCGACCGTGAGCTCAAAGAAATGGAAAAGTCACTTCCTGAAGGGGTTCAGCTTGAAACGGATTTATTCAAGCAATCTCATTTTATTGAGTCATCTATCAAAAACGTGGAGGAGGCGCTGCGAGACGGAATTTTCATGGTCATGATTATTTTGTTTCTGTTCCTTATGAATTTCCGCACTACCTCAATCACATTGGTGGCAATTCCACTCAGTCTATTGATTACGGCCATTGTCTTTCATCTCCTCAATATCAGCATTAACACAATGACCTTGGGCGGACTTGCAATTGCCATCGGTGAACTTGTTGATGATGCGATTGTTGACGTCGAAAATGTCTTTAGAAGGCTTCGTGAAAATCGTTTGAATGGATCCCCAAAAGGCAATTTGAGGGTGATCTACGAAGCATCTAGTGAGGTTCGCAACTCCATTGTCCTATCAACGATCATTGTTGTTCTCGTCTTTGTCCCACTTTTCGCACTCGGTGGTATCGAGGGCCGACTTTTTGTTCCCCTCGGATTGGCCTACATCATTTCGATCATTGCTTCGCTTGTGGTGTCTCTGACGGTGACTCCAATCCTGTGCTCGTACCTTCTCCCTCATTCCAAAGCAGTCCATCGGGAACAGGATGGTCCATTGGTGCGCCGTCTCAAAGCATTTGCCTTGAAGGTCTTAAATCTGACCCTGCCAAGACCTAAATCCGTATTGTTTTCAGCGACTCTTCTTTTGATCGGAAGTCTTTTACTACTTCCACTGATGGGAAGAAATTTTCTGCCAGAATTCAAGGAGGGGACTGCGACAATTGGTGTTGCTGGCGCTCCAGGAATTTCACTTCTGGCATCTGATCGTCTAGGAACAAAGATCGAAGAGGCGATCCTTTCGGTACCAGAGGTAAAGTCCACAGTGAGACGCACAGGTCGTGCTGAAATGGACGAACATGCTGAAGGAGTTCATTGGCACGAAATAGATGTGGATTTCAAACCCGAGGGAAGACCACGTCAAATCGTCCTGCAGGAAATTCGCGAGCGGATCGAAAAGGTCGGGGAAGTTTACGTCAATCTCGGACAACCCATCAGTCATCGCCTTGATCATTTGCTATCTGGCGTTCGTGCCCAAATAGCTGTGAAAGTGTTTGGACCTGACCTCAGCGAACTAAGACGACTGGGCGGAGAGATCTTTGATGCTCTCCAAAACATCAAAGGAGTTGTGGATTTACAGACCGAACCCTTGGTTTTGATTCCACAGTTAAAAATTGCAATCGATCGCGAAGCGAGCGCAAAATTTGGACTCAGAAGTGGAACTCTCGCTCAGGATTTGGAAATCGCGCTCAACGGAGAAACTGTTGCAAGGTTTTTGGATAATCAAAAAATGTTCGATGTCTTTATGAGACTCGATGACAACTCAAAAAGCACACCAGACAAAATATCAGAAACGCTGGTGAAATTTCTTCCAACAGGACAAGGTGTCAGACTGAGTGATGTCGCAAATGTCTATGAGGGCACAGGACCCAATATGATTAACCGGGAAAATATGCAGCGCCGCATTGTCATTTCGGCAAACACTCATGGACGCGATCTTGGAAGTGTTATCGGTGAGATCAAAGAGGCACTCGATGAAAAAATCAAACTTTCTGAAGGTTACTTTCTAAAACTCGGCGGACAATTCGAAAGCCAGCAGGCGGCTTCACAACGCATTCTTTGGTTGGGCCTTCTCTCACTCATCGGGATATTTTTTGTCCTCTTCGTTCACTTTAAGTCGGTCGTCTTAAGTTTCCAAGTTATGATGAACGTGCCACTTGCTTTGATCGGCAGTATTATTGCTATTTACATCACTGAGAGAACCCTTTCAGTTGCAACACTTGTAGCCTTTATTACTTTGTGCGGAATTTCGACCAGAAACGGAATACTGTTGATCAGTCATTACTTGCATTTGATGAAGGAAGAGGACGAAACTTTTGGAGCCAAAATGGTCATACGTGGATCACTTGAAAGGCTTGTTCCAGTTCTGATGACAGCATCAACAGCGGCACTGGCCTTAGTTCCTCTGCTCTTGTCCAAAGGTGAGCCTGGAAAGGAAATTCTTTTTCCAGTGGCCGTAGTTATTGTCGGAGGTCTCATCTCATCGACGATTTTAGACCTCGTCGTGACACCCACCGTATTTCTCAAGTTTGGCAGAAGAGCAATTCAAAAATATTTAGTTCAAAATCAACAACACAATCAAGGAGATTGGAAATGA
- a CDS encoding TolC family protein: MKNWMALSGVLLSLFLFDSVPTWASNSQTDPSGFRKIKFEDLPNLVLEKNENVEAAKLHLNAQKDRTGRLVRSFLPQVSTVVGQEQFKAGSGSTENQGYWKLEATVSLYKGGRDKLENKIRDSNLNLSQTLLSVEYQKELKEARLAYWKVMALNQQIKDRNEALKINELSLKSAKKRAGAGLTTAADAKQFELHRISLEREVTKLKLEKDLSLNQLAVALALDEHENIELGSEFPRVTSKDLQSTQFSTDQHLTVKAQKDLERIEQLKADQSSSWWQPKLDLYAGYGLPSLSDSYDRAMRRDKEWTAGVRMTIDLGQGFEDRTEALARQAESASFRKRAAHAVREGQALNHELKHDLKTLGELIKTADQDVQVAESFLQLTENEYNRGVKNGPDLLEAVQKYFEFRDKRTDYYRDFYSTQAEIESLVSKDPSQ; encoded by the coding sequence ATGAAAAATTGGATGGCCTTGAGTGGTGTTTTGCTAAGCCTATTTCTCTTTGATTCGGTGCCTACTTGGGCCTCTAATTCTCAAACGGATCCATCTGGTTTTCGAAAAATCAAATTTGAGGACTTGCCCAATCTTGTTCTCGAAAAAAATGAAAATGTTGAAGCTGCTAAACTTCATCTGAACGCACAGAAGGATCGAACTGGACGACTGGTTCGATCTTTCCTACCGCAAGTTTCAACCGTTGTGGGGCAGGAGCAATTCAAGGCCGGCTCTGGGTCCACTGAAAATCAAGGCTATTGGAAACTTGAAGCTACGGTCAGTCTTTATAAAGGTGGCCGTGACAAACTTGAGAACAAAATTCGAGACTCCAACTTGAATTTGTCTCAAACGCTCTTATCAGTGGAATATCAAAAGGAACTCAAAGAGGCCAGACTAGCCTATTGGAAAGTCATGGCACTCAATCAACAAATCAAAGACCGCAACGAAGCACTTAAAATAAACGAATTGAGTCTAAAATCAGCAAAGAAAAGAGCTGGTGCCGGGCTCACCACAGCTGCCGATGCGAAGCAATTTGAACTGCATCGAATTTCTCTTGAAAGAGAAGTCACAAAGTTAAAGTTGGAAAAGGATCTCAGTCTCAATCAGCTCGCTGTCGCACTTGCGCTCGATGAACACGAGAATATTGAATTGGGTTCTGAGTTTCCAAGGGTGACGTCGAAGGACCTTCAAAGCACTCAATTTTCTACGGATCAGCACCTCACTGTCAAAGCTCAAAAGGACCTTGAGAGGATTGAACAGCTAAAGGCCGATCAATCTTCAAGTTGGTGGCAACCAAAGCTCGATCTTTATGCCGGATACGGTCTGCCATCACTTTCTGACAGTTATGATCGCGCCATGAGAAGGGACAAGGAGTGGACGGCTGGTGTGAGAATGACCATTGATCTAGGACAGGGCTTCGAAGATCGAACCGAAGCTCTCGCCAGGCAGGCAGAATCCGCTTCCTTCAGGAAAAGGGCGGCCCACGCTGTTCGTGAGGGTCAAGCTTTAAACCATGAATTGAAACATGACTTGAAGACCCTTGGTGAGCTTATCAAAACAGCCGATCAAGATGTTCAGGTGGCAGAAAGCTTTTTACAGCTAACGGAGAATGAATATAATCGCGGTGTTAAAAATGGACCTGACTTACTGGAGGCCGTTCAGAAGTACTTCGAGTTTCGAGACAAACGCACAGATTACTACCGGGATTTTTACTCCACTCAAGCTGAAATCGAGAGTTTGGTCTCAAAGGACCCTAGTCAATGA
- a CDS encoding transposase, translated as MNPLTRRYKFEIFPSPVQKRHLGKIFGSVRFVYNEFLKINEELYADGIQKLSRTEMQEHLLIWKEAIDWLSDVPSQSLQVATHDLDVAYQNLFAGRGKRPRLKKKLAAQSFSLPQPKIKSVSGQTCVFIPKYKTWIPMKVHREFPDGAKFGAATISKTASGRYFVSIVTKFNTKEKILSTHDGIVGVDLNIKHIVLSDGEKIQVPRTLETLESRKRRLQKKMQRQRDMQKSEKREDRSNNYEKTRFRLAKLHERIRFQREDYLHKLALNIYRKNQVVAMETLNVKGMMKNRRLAKSIAFQSWGRLVEIMKVYAVQYDKHLHFISTWFPSSKMCHQCGFVNSELTLSDREWTCESCHIHHDRDVNAAINIQNEGGSYPVHQPVERKGSVVRPKGRPTTMASAKQESSRFEVAS; from the coding sequence ATGAATCCACTCACACGACGCTACAAATTCGAAATTTTTCCCTCACCGGTGCAGAAACGGCATCTAGGGAAGATATTTGGCTCGGTTCGTTTTGTGTACAACGAATTTCTAAAAATAAACGAGGAGCTGTACGCGGATGGGATACAGAAACTTTCTCGCACGGAGATGCAAGAACATCTCCTCATCTGGAAAGAAGCCATTGACTGGCTGAGTGACGTACCAAGTCAATCCTTGCAGGTTGCAACTCACGATCTCGATGTCGCCTATCAGAATCTGTTTGCAGGACGCGGTAAAAGGCCAAGACTCAAAAAGAAGTTGGCTGCGCAAAGTTTTTCACTCCCACAACCAAAAATCAAATCAGTGTCGGGACAAACTTGCGTATTTATTCCAAAATACAAGACTTGGATACCGATGAAAGTGCATAGAGAATTTCCAGACGGTGCAAAGTTCGGTGCCGCCACCATCTCTAAAACTGCAAGTGGACGATACTTCGTCAGCATCGTCACAAAATTCAATACGAAGGAGAAAATTCTTTCAACCCATGATGGGATCGTTGGTGTGGATCTTAACATCAAGCATATTGTTCTGAGTGATGGCGAGAAGATCCAGGTTCCAAGGACATTGGAAACGCTCGAGAGCAGAAAGCGCAGACTTCAAAAGAAGATGCAGCGCCAGCGAGATATGCAGAAGTCAGAAAAACGAGAAGATCGATCCAATAACTACGAAAAAACAAGATTTCGACTTGCAAAGTTGCACGAAAGAATAAGGTTCCAAAGGGAGGACTATCTTCACAAATTGGCTCTCAATATCTACCGCAAGAACCAAGTGGTGGCGATGGAGACACTCAATGTGAAGGGCATGATGAAAAACCGAAGACTGGCAAAGTCAATTGCGTTTCAGTCATGGGGAAGACTTGTTGAGATAATGAAGGTGTATGCTGTCCAATACGACAAACATTTGCATTTTATATCGACTTGGTTTCCAAGTTCTAAGATGTGCCATCAGTGCGGGTTCGTGAACAGCGAACTCACACTTTCCGATCGGGAATGGACATGTGAATCATGTCATATTCATCACGATAGGGACGTCAATGCTGCAATAAATATTCAAAACGAGGGTGGGTCCTACCCCGTTCATCAGCCTGTGGAGAGGAAAGGCTCTGTTGTACGGCCGAAAGGGCGCCCAACAACCATGGCCTCGGCGAAGCAGGAATCATCAAGATTTGAGGTGGCATCGTGA
- the tnpA gene encoding IS200/IS605 family transposase, which translates to MKSQIKEKTKLRGHFHAVYSLNYHLVLVTKYRKRCLNPEQLDFLKQEFGRLFCEWDCRLLEFSGKEDHVHLLFEAHPAMNLSKLINNLKTVRSRLIRKKFPAHLKKYYSKPVFWTRAYCLISTGGATLEVIKKYVENQENEKSS; encoded by the coding sequence ATGAAAAGTCAAATCAAAGAAAAAACGAAATTACGTGGACATTTTCACGCCGTTTACAGTCTCAACTATCACTTAGTGTTAGTAACCAAATATCGAAAAAGATGTCTCAATCCAGAGCAATTAGATTTTCTAAAGCAAGAGTTTGGTAGACTTTTTTGTGAATGGGACTGCAGACTCCTCGAGTTTAGCGGCAAAGAAGACCACGTTCATCTTCTCTTTGAAGCACACCCGGCGATGAATCTTTCAAAGCTCATCAACAACCTAAAAACCGTAAGGAGCAGACTTATTAGGAAGAAGTTTCCAGCACACCTGAAGAAATATTATTCGAAACCTGTTTTCTGGACTCGAGCCTATTGTCTCATTTCGACGGGCGGAGCGACACTTGAGGTCATAAAAAAATATGTAGAAAATCAGGAAAATGAAAAATCATCCTGA
- the chrA gene encoding chromate efflux transporter encodes MHGRACVSHIFEVFVSFARLGLTSFGGPIAHLSYFHDEFVKRKKWIDEPAYADLVALCQLLPGPASSQVGMAIGLSRAGYLGAIAAWMAFTVPSALILVLFGLGISKFNPSESWLHGLKIVAVAVVAQAMWRMAVQLCPDKKRATVAVVAAVLASVITSAMVQLFVICIGGIVGIMYFRKHQELPHIPMNSKVSQTAGGVLLLLFVTLLVFLPMAALQSQDQSIKLFDSFFRAGSLVFGGGHVALPLLQAEVVPTGWVSKEMFMAGYGAAQAIPGPLFSFSAYLGAVSQVQPFGWPGATICLIAAFLPSFLLIVGILPFWEKLRKHSEIRYAMQGINASVVGLLLSAFYNPVWTSAIFDSKDFALAASCFLLLVFWTVPSWIVVLLGAAAGGLLL; translated from the coding sequence ATTCATGGGAGAGCTTGTGTGTCTCATATTTTTGAAGTTTTTGTTTCTTTTGCAAGACTTGGTCTCACTTCATTCGGTGGCCCCATTGCCCATCTCAGTTATTTTCACGATGAGTTCGTCAAGCGAAAAAAGTGGATTGACGAGCCGGCTTACGCCGACCTTGTGGCGCTCTGCCAGCTCCTACCAGGTCCCGCGAGCAGTCAGGTCGGCATGGCCATTGGACTCTCGCGTGCCGGATACTTGGGAGCAATTGCCGCTTGGATGGCATTTACCGTTCCTTCAGCATTGATCCTCGTTCTATTTGGACTCGGTATCTCAAAATTTAATCCCAGTGAGTCTTGGCTTCATGGACTTAAGATTGTTGCCGTCGCAGTTGTGGCCCAGGCCATGTGGAGGATGGCAGTTCAACTTTGTCCCGACAAAAAGAGAGCAACAGTCGCCGTTGTCGCAGCGGTCCTTGCGTCGGTGATCACATCGGCGATGGTTCAGTTATTCGTCATCTGCATCGGCGGAATCGTCGGAATTATGTATTTCCGAAAGCATCAAGAACTGCCTCATATTCCAATGAATTCAAAAGTGAGCCAAACTGCGGGAGGAGTCCTACTCCTCTTATTTGTGACATTGCTCGTCTTTCTTCCTATGGCTGCTCTCCAAAGCCAAGATCAATCCATCAAGCTCTTTGATAGCTTTTTTCGCGCAGGATCGCTTGTTTTTGGCGGAGGCCATGTTGCTTTACCTCTTCTACAGGCTGAAGTTGTCCCAACTGGATGGGTTTCGAAAGAAATGTTTATGGCGGGATACGGCGCCGCCCAAGCTATACCCGGTCCTCTTTTTAGCTTTTCGGCCTACCTTGGGGCCGTATCACAAGTGCAACCTTTCGGTTGGCCTGGAGCGACGATTTGCCTGATAGCCGCATTTCTACCTTCTTTTTTATTGATTGTCGGAATACTTCCGTTTTGGGAAAAATTGAGGAAGCACAGTGAAATACGATACGCCATGCAAGGAATAAATGCTTCTGTTGTTGGTCTTTTACTTTCAGCATTCTACAATCCGGTATGGACGAGCGCGATTTTTGACTCAAAGGATTTTGCACTGGCAGCAAGCTGTTTTCTGCTCCTTGTTTTTTGGACTGTGCCATCGTGGATCGTGGTTCTATTAGGGGCGGCAGCTGGAGGATTGCTTTTATGA